A region from the Sandaracinus amylolyticus genome encodes:
- a CDS encoding isochorismatase family protein encodes MSIAGDRHSSWRFARSAGELRSRSERARATGAFPRALTPLTIVEMPRAVLITQCIQRDFVEPIAPHAAPPNLLHVGHREASRLLGADPTNGPLAQLMQWARARDPRELAILHVRDWHDATDPAQRAHLDTFGSHCVRGTRGAELVLDLEQSARDDERFVDAIGLADVQETSLAMHLRELLAGEDDPRVAVIGVWTDAKITFLLYDLRTRLGLRSLATSSALTASASRAAHFHALEQLRRVLAVDVFDSVGELAEWLLPDARFASSRRRLASSIVIEGAQLEDEERAIVSHLYRESAKVTLASLSGGFSGARVFAAESEDALGHRQAPSVLKIGPRALIGEERAAFERVEPILGNDAPRLLGVVDHDALGGLRWSYAAMGGRRVRTLKSLVDGDAPIERIERVLSVALEEVLGRFYAAARYEPLPLLAYYRFSPAHAASVAKNARAVAAADDARDVDDLIAFYSHGLDELGTTPGEHHYVSYVHGDLNGANVLVDERENVWLIDFFHTKRGHVLNDVVKLENDLLYLFTCIDDERALATGRDMVDALYAVQDLRAPLGAPPAAIAATPALARSWEILRVLRRIAASLVREDRDPTQLHVAALRYAAHTLSFDEASPLQKRLALHAAASHARAILDDARRDRTLRVDLVALPRSHRGQLGLTICPGRLDRDRDLDADLDTLRAMGTRTLVTLLGAPELAWAGVPDLAARAAGRGLETIAFPIRDQGAPAEPDVRALCRVIDERLARGETIVVHCMGGLGRSGLVAACVLIDLGLDAERALAEVRRARGPRAVESDAQEVFVRTYAAGEHTRRDSATESR; translated from the coding sequence GTGTCGATCGCGGGAGATCGCCACTCCTCGTGGCGATTCGCACGAAGTGCTGGCGAGCTTCGGTCGCGATCCGAGAGAGCGCGAGCGACCGGAGCCTTCCCCCGCGCGCTCACTCCGCTGACAATCGTCGAGATGCCCCGCGCAGTCCTGATCACCCAGTGCATCCAGCGCGACTTCGTCGAGCCGATCGCGCCGCACGCCGCGCCGCCGAACCTGCTCCACGTCGGGCACCGGGAGGCGTCACGTCTGCTCGGCGCCGACCCGACGAACGGACCGCTCGCGCAGCTGATGCAGTGGGCGCGCGCCCGCGATCCGCGCGAGCTCGCGATCCTCCACGTGCGCGACTGGCACGACGCGACCGACCCCGCGCAGCGCGCGCACCTCGACACGTTCGGCTCGCACTGCGTGCGCGGCACGCGGGGCGCGGAGCTCGTGCTCGATCTCGAGCAGAGCGCGCGCGACGACGAGCGCTTCGTCGACGCGATCGGGCTCGCCGACGTCCAGGAGACGTCGCTCGCGATGCACCTCCGCGAGCTCCTCGCGGGCGAGGACGATCCGCGCGTCGCCGTCATCGGAGTGTGGACGGACGCGAAGATCACGTTCCTGCTCTACGATCTCCGCACGCGCCTCGGCCTGCGCTCGCTCGCGACGTCGAGCGCGCTCACCGCGAGCGCATCGCGCGCCGCGCACTTCCACGCGCTCGAGCAGCTGCGCCGCGTGCTCGCCGTCGACGTGTTCGATTCCGTCGGCGAGCTCGCCGAGTGGCTCCTTCCCGACGCTCGCTTCGCGTCGTCGCGCCGTCGCCTCGCATCGTCGATCGTGATCGAGGGCGCGCAGCTCGAGGACGAGGAGCGCGCGATCGTCTCGCATCTCTATCGCGAGAGCGCGAAGGTGACGCTCGCGTCGCTGAGCGGTGGGTTCTCGGGCGCGCGCGTGTTCGCCGCCGAGAGCGAGGACGCGCTCGGCCATCGCCAAGCACCCTCGGTGCTCAAGATCGGCCCGCGCGCGCTGATCGGCGAGGAGCGCGCCGCGTTCGAGCGCGTCGAGCCGATCCTCGGCAACGACGCGCCGCGCTTGCTCGGCGTGGTCGATCACGACGCGCTCGGAGGGCTTCGCTGGTCGTACGCCGCGATGGGCGGTCGGCGGGTGCGCACGCTCAAGTCGCTCGTCGATGGCGACGCGCCGATCGAGCGCATCGAGCGCGTGCTCTCGGTCGCGCTCGAAGAGGTGCTCGGACGCTTCTACGCGGCCGCGCGTTACGAGCCGCTCCCGCTTCTCGCGTACTACCGCTTCTCGCCCGCGCATGCGGCCTCGGTCGCGAAGAACGCGCGCGCGGTCGCAGCAGCCGACGATGCGCGCGACGTCGACGATCTGATCGCGTTCTACTCGCACGGGCTCGACGAGCTCGGCACCACGCCGGGCGAGCACCACTACGTCTCGTACGTGCACGGCGATCTCAACGGCGCCAACGTGCTCGTCGACGAGCGCGAGAACGTGTGGCTGATCGACTTCTTCCACACCAAGCGCGGCCACGTGCTCAACGACGTCGTGAAGCTCGAGAACGATCTGCTCTACCTCTTCACGTGCATCGACGACGAGCGCGCGCTCGCGACCGGGCGCGACATGGTCGACGCGCTCTATGCCGTCCAGGATCTCCGCGCGCCGCTCGGCGCGCCGCCCGCCGCGATCGCCGCGACTCCCGCGCTCGCTCGCTCCTGGGAGATCCTGCGCGTGCTGCGTCGCATCGCTGCATCGCTGGTCCGCGAGGATCGTGATCCGACGCAGCTCCACGTCGCCGCGCTGCGCTACGCGGCGCACACGCTCTCGTTCGACGAAGCCTCGCCGCTGCAGAAGCGGCTCGCGCTGCATGCCGCCGCGTCGCACGCGCGCGCCATCCTCGACGACGCGCGCCGCGATCGCACCCTGCGTGTCGACCTCGTCGCGCTCCCGCGCTCCCACCGCGGCCAGCTCGGCCTCACGATCTGTCCCGGCCGCCTCGATCGTGATCGCGATCTCGACGCAGACCTCGACACGCTGCGCGCGATGGGCACGCGCACGCTCGTCACGCTGCTCGGCGCGCCCGAGCTCGCGTGGGCAGGCGTGCCGGATCTCGCCGCGCGCGCGGCGGGTCGTGGCCTCGAGACGATCGCGTTCCCGATCCGCGATCAGGGCGCGCCCGCCGAGCCCGACGTGCGCGCGCTCTGTCGCGTGATCGACGAGCGGCTCGCGCGCGGAGAGACCATCGTCGTGCACTGCATGGGCGGCCTCGGGCGCAGCGGTCTCGTCGCCGCGTGCGTGCTGATCGACCTCGGGCTCGACGCCGAGCGAGCGCTCGCGGAGGTGCGTCGCGCACGCGGGCCGAGGGCCGTCGAGAGCGACGCGCAAGAGGTGTTCGTCCGGACATACGCCGCGGGCGAGCACACGAGAAGAGACAGCGCGACCGAGTCTCGCTAG
- a CDS encoding AraC family transcriptional regulator, translated as MTSSSNAADPLATVIALLRPQAVLSKLISGAGRWSVRYAAQHDPAFCLVLEGACSLDLDGLGVVELREGDFVLLPSTPGFTLASDLDARPTPTVPIDIRELRHGVASGPPTMRMLGGYFRFHPSNAAFLVPLLPSFVHIPRAEPGAVRLMRIAELIDEETRAERPGRELMLERLVEVLLVEALRFRFASIAAEEHGLLAGLSDPALARSLRLVHADVARRWTVAELARVAGMSRAVFAERFTRTVGMPPMQYVLEWRMAIAKEILRRERPSLAEVAGRVGYQSASAFSTAFTRLTGGSPSEFAREG; from the coding sequence ATGACGTCGAGCTCGAACGCCGCCGATCCGCTCGCGACCGTCATCGCGCTGTTGCGCCCGCAGGCGGTCCTCTCGAAGCTGATCAGCGGAGCTGGGCGCTGGAGCGTGCGCTACGCCGCGCAGCACGATCCTGCGTTCTGCCTGGTCCTCGAAGGAGCGTGCTCGCTCGACCTCGACGGTCTCGGTGTGGTCGAGCTTCGCGAGGGCGACTTCGTCCTCCTGCCCTCGACGCCGGGGTTCACGCTCGCGAGCGACCTCGACGCTCGACCGACACCCACCGTCCCGATCGACATCCGAGAGCTCCGACACGGTGTCGCTTCGGGGCCGCCGACGATGCGCATGCTCGGCGGCTACTTCCGGTTCCATCCGTCGAACGCTGCGTTCCTCGTCCCGCTGCTGCCGTCGTTCGTGCACATCCCGCGCGCGGAGCCGGGGGCCGTGCGTCTCATGCGCATCGCCGAGCTGATCGACGAGGAGACGCGCGCCGAGCGGCCCGGCCGCGAGCTCATGCTCGAGCGGCTCGTCGAGGTGCTTCTCGTCGAGGCGCTGCGCTTCCGGTTCGCGTCGATCGCCGCGGAAGAGCACGGACTGCTCGCGGGGCTCTCGGACCCGGCGCTCGCGCGATCGCTGCGTCTCGTCCATGCCGACGTCGCGCGACGGTGGACGGTCGCCGAGCTCGCGCGTGTCGCCGGCATGTCGCGCGCGGTGTTCGCGGAGCGCTTCACGCGCACCGTGGGCATGCCGCCGATGCAGTACGTGCTCGAGTGGCGCATGGCGATCGCGAAGGAGATCCTCCGTCGCGAGCGCCCATCGCTCGCCGAGGTCGCCGGGCGCGTCGGCTACCAGTCGGCGAGCGCATTCAGCACGGCATTCACGCGCCTCACGGGCGGCAGTCCGAGCGAGTTCGCTCGCGAGGGATGA
- the cysK gene encoding cysteine synthase A, whose product MDDRIYDGVLDLVGRTPLLRLPRLSPKNGAEVCGKLERNNPAGSVKDRPALEMILAAERAGEISEGATIIEATSGNTGISLAMIASVRGYRCVLVMPEDMSMARRQILRAYGAEVVLTPAQEGMAGAVERAERILAETQNAIMPRQFQNAANPESHERTTAEEIWRATKGEIDVFVAGVGTGGTLTGIARVLKSRRPEVRIVAVEPRGSAVLSGSKPGLHGIQGLGAGFIPEVLDRSMIDEVITVTDLAADRMTRRLAREEGLLLGPSSGANVHAAVEVARRLRPGQRVVTILCDGGERYLC is encoded by the coding sequence GTGGACGATCGCATCTACGATGGCGTGCTCGATCTGGTCGGCCGGACGCCGCTCCTCCGACTCCCGCGCCTGTCGCCGAAGAACGGCGCCGAAGTGTGCGGCAAGCTCGAGCGCAACAATCCCGCGGGCAGCGTGAAGGATCGCCCCGCGCTCGAGATGATCCTCGCTGCGGAGCGCGCCGGGGAGATCTCCGAGGGCGCGACGATCATCGAAGCGACCAGCGGCAACACCGGGATCAGCCTCGCGATGATCGCGTCGGTGCGCGGCTATCGCTGCGTGCTCGTGATGCCGGAGGACATGAGCATGGCGCGCCGCCAGATCCTCCGCGCGTACGGCGCCGAGGTGGTGCTCACGCCGGCGCAGGAGGGCATGGCGGGCGCGGTCGAGCGCGCCGAGCGCATCCTCGCCGAGACGCAGAACGCGATCATGCCGCGGCAGTTCCAGAACGCCGCGAACCCCGAGTCGCACGAGCGCACGACCGCCGAGGAGATCTGGCGCGCGACGAAGGGCGAGATCGACGTCTTCGTCGCGGGCGTCGGCACCGGCGGCACGCTCACCGGGATCGCGCGCGTGCTGAAGAGCCGTCGTCCCGAGGTGCGCATCGTCGCGGTCGAGCCGCGCGGCAGCGCGGTGCTCTCGGGCAGCAAGCCGGGCCTGCACGGCATCCAGGGGCTCGGCGCGGGCTTCATCCCCGAGGTGCTCGATCGATCGATGATCGACGAGGTGATCACGGTGACCGACCTCGCGGCCGATCGCATGACGCGCCGGCTCGCGCGCGAAGAAGGTCTGCTGCTCGGTCCGAGCTCGGGCGCGAACGTGCACGCCGCGGTGGAGGTCGCGCGACGGCTGCGGCCGGGGCAGCGCGTCGTGACGATCCTGTGCGACGGCGGCGAGCGGTATCTGTGCTGA
- the fni gene encoding type 2 isopentenyl-diphosphate Delta-isomerase — protein sequence MRLGNVATTSGIESARELISTRKDHHLDLCLRADVGSRGPATGLGGWTLEYDALPEVDLEDVDLSVTLFGKKLRAPILVGAMTGGTDRAGLVNRRLARAAARCGLGMALGSQRAMIVRPELGATFDVRASAPELPLLIANVGAVQLNYGVGTSEIRSAIERVGADAIDVHLNALQEAIQPEGDTRFKGLIARLEGTLPELGVPAIAKEVGAGISERAARKIARLPFAGVEVAGTGGTSWARVESHRAPAASMQAEVGERLAGFGVSTAESVRICRRALGDARTVIASGGVRHGMDVAVAIALGADAAALAKPLLAAADESEDAVVRVLETLIFELKVIAFCCGARDVAELRAVRAIAPGAAMPGVVDAEARQ from the coding sequence GTGCGTTTGGGGAACGTCGCGACGACGAGCGGTATCGAGAGCGCGCGCGAGCTCATCTCGACGCGCAAAGACCATCATCTCGATCTCTGTCTGCGCGCCGACGTCGGCTCTCGGGGCCCAGCGACCGGGCTCGGCGGATGGACGCTCGAGTACGACGCACTGCCCGAGGTCGATCTCGAGGACGTCGATCTCTCCGTCACGCTCTTCGGGAAGAAGCTGCGCGCGCCGATCCTCGTCGGCGCGATGACCGGTGGCACCGATCGCGCCGGGCTCGTCAATCGTCGCCTCGCGCGCGCGGCCGCGCGCTGTGGCCTCGGCATGGCGCTGGGCTCGCAGCGCGCGATGATCGTTCGCCCCGAGCTCGGCGCGACGTTCGACGTGCGCGCGAGCGCGCCGGAGCTGCCGCTCCTGATCGCGAACGTCGGCGCGGTGCAGCTCAACTACGGCGTCGGGACGTCGGAGATCCGCAGCGCGATCGAGCGCGTCGGCGCGGATGCGATCGACGTGCACCTCAACGCGCTCCAGGAAGCGATCCAGCCCGAGGGCGACACGCGCTTCAAGGGCTTGATCGCGCGGCTCGAGGGCACGCTGCCCGAGCTCGGTGTGCCGGCGATCGCGAAGGAAGTCGGCGCAGGGATCAGCGAGCGCGCGGCGCGCAAGATCGCGCGTCTTCCGTTCGCCGGCGTCGAGGTCGCGGGCACCGGCGGCACGTCGTGGGCGCGCGTCGAGAGCCACCGCGCACCGGCCGCGTCGATGCAAGCCGAGGTCGGCGAGCGGCTCGCGGGCTTCGGCGTGAGCACCGCGGAGAGCGTGCGCATCTGCCGACGCGCGCTCGGAGATGCGCGCACCGTGATCGCCTCGGGCGGCGTGCGCCACGGCATGGACGTCGCGGTCGCGATCGCGCTCGGCGCCGATGCGGCCGCGCTCGCGAAGCCGCTGCTCGCGGCGGCCGACGAGAGCGAGGACGCAGTGGTGCGGGTGCTCGAGACGCTGATCTTCGAGCTGAAGGTGATCGCGTTCTGCTGCGGCGCGCGTGACGTCGCGGAGCTGCGCGCGGTGCGCGCGATCGCGCCGGGCGCTGCGATGCCCGGTGTCGTGGATGCGGAGGCGCGCCAGTGA
- a CDS encoding tetratricopeptide repeat protein, translated as MEDRDEPGTRTRPRVLIAGAGEPDLDSLCAALERRGIEPIVIEGALEPAVRSERPNLVLLVGDAASDDGARGIDDARRAGQTPVVVATDPEPLDRRLAPFQYGASGIVVRRGDAEEMAGELHHLLAENARRIAERGHVSRSPSELDGLVGLGSRELRLSRTPHEGISRRMLSEPLSAPPTEPNDPLRLSIPSWSQDDSPTVERDVSEAEARAGTPLPDWDEDLQTKRQHSAELARWRRLSAADRSLLRTPEMMAALDHGGAPVASEEAAPDAEGPEGDAPSVGAPDAPLPPVLGSGGVESDLDALTAEAYRQTARRRVPEVEIERALARNRSEGRADWDLATAERHAPPSPPGGTPRAPRPLSSPPRPARPKKLTPLSTTPPKSDPPRPAIDPSTIAQPTAPTPSAPPPAVATSASQPPAAPAARPSGAPPSDAPAGARSATGEHISSSALLAMRPPARAPIEDRASTLRAKAMPRRRASVIPALVGLVVLLAVVAGLVIAHLAQRADGGSPVALSSDTSPTVPPPLGPAAIDPAPATDPAPAIDPAPAIDDAPAIDDAPAIDDAPAVAPADDVPANDREGSDALVREAQLLARSDRGGARALLEQAVAADRDNPHALIALARALVAAGDGANALRHAERAVSMRRRRAEYHVVLGDAYRATGDTARAQSAWRTALELEPQRADARERLGQ; from the coding sequence GTGGAGGACCGCGACGAGCCGGGCACGCGAACGCGACCGCGCGTGCTGATCGCGGGCGCGGGTGAGCCCGACCTCGATTCGCTCTGCGCCGCGCTCGAGCGGCGCGGAATCGAGCCGATCGTGATCGAGGGCGCGCTCGAGCCCGCGGTGCGCAGCGAGCGGCCGAACCTCGTGCTGCTCGTCGGCGACGCGGCGAGCGACGACGGCGCGCGCGGCATCGACGACGCGCGACGCGCGGGCCAGACGCCCGTCGTCGTCGCGACGGATCCCGAGCCGCTCGATCGACGCCTCGCACCGTTCCAGTACGGCGCGAGCGGGATCGTCGTGCGGCGCGGGGACGCCGAAGAGATGGCGGGTGAGCTGCATCACCTGCTCGCGGAGAACGCGCGGCGCATCGCGGAGCGCGGGCACGTGTCGCGCTCGCCGTCGGAGCTCGACGGGCTCGTCGGGCTCGGCTCGCGCGAGCTGCGCCTCTCGCGCACGCCGCACGAGGGCATCTCGCGGCGGATGTTGAGCGAGCCGCTGTCTGCGCCTCCGACCGAGCCGAACGATCCGCTGCGCCTCTCGATCCCGTCGTGGTCGCAGGACGACTCGCCCACCGTCGAGCGCGACGTGAGCGAGGCGGAGGCGCGCGCCGGCACGCCGCTGCCCGACTGGGACGAGGATCTCCAGACCAAGCGCCAGCACAGCGCGGAGCTCGCGCGATGGCGCCGCCTGAGCGCCGCCGATCGCAGCCTGCTGCGCACACCGGAGATGATGGCGGCGCTCGATCACGGAGGAGCGCCGGTTGCGAGCGAGGAAGCCGCGCCCGACGCCGAAGGACCCGAGGGCGACGCGCCGAGCGTGGGCGCGCCCGATGCGCCGCTTCCTCCGGTGCTCGGCAGCGGTGGCGTCGAGAGCGACCTCGACGCGCTCACCGCCGAGGCGTATCGACAGACCGCGCGGCGCAGGGTGCCCGAGGTCGAGATCGAGCGCGCGCTCGCACGCAATCGCAGCGAAGGGCGCGCCGACTGGGATCTGGCGACCGCCGAGAGGCACGCGCCGCCCTCGCCGCCGGGCGGGACGCCGCGCGCACCGCGCCCGCTCTCGTCGCCGCCGCGTCCTGCGCGCCCGAAGAAGCTCACGCCGCTCTCGACGACGCCGCCCAAGAGCGATCCCCCGCGGCCCGCGATCGATCCGAGCACGATCGCGCAACCGACCGCGCCGACGCCGAGCGCGCCGCCTCCGGCCGTCGCGACGAGCGCGAGCCAGCCTCCCGCCGCGCCCGCCGCGCGCCCGAGCGGCGCGCCTCCCAGCGATGCGCCCGCCGGCGCACGCAGCGCGACCGGTGAGCACATCTCGTCGAGCGCGCTGCTCGCGATGCGGCCCCCGGCGCGCGCGCCGATCGAGGATCGCGCGTCGACGCTGCGCGCGAAGGCGATGCCGCGCCGCAGAGCGAGCGTCATTCCCGCGCTCGTCGGGCTCGTCGTGCTGCTCGCGGTCGTCGCGGGGCTCGTGATCGCGCACCTCGCGCAGCGCGCCGACGGTGGCAGCCCGGTCGCGCTCTCGAGCGACACGTCGCCGACCGTGCCGCCGCCGCTCGGGCCCGCGGCGATCGATCCCGCGCCCGCGACCGACCCCGCGCCCGCGATCGATCCCGCGCCCGCGATCGACGACGCGCCTGCGATCGACGATGCGCCCGCGATCGACGATGCGCCCGCGGTCGCTCCCGCCGACGATGTCCCTGCGAACGATCGCGAGGGCTCGGACGCGCTCGTGCGCGAGGCGCAGCTCCTCGCGCGCAGCGATCGTGGCGGTGCGCGCGCGCTGCTCGAGCAGGCGGTCGCGGCCGATCGCGACAACCCGCATGCGCTGATCGCGCTCGCGCGCGCGCTCGTCGCCGCGGGGGACGGCGCGAACGCGCTCCGGCACGCCGAGCGCGCGGTCTCGATGCGTCGCCGTCGCGCCGAGTACCACGTCGTGCTCGGCGACGCGTACCGGGCGACCGGCGACACCGCGCGCGCGCAGAGCGCGTGGCGCACCGCGCTCGAGCTGGAGCCCCAGCGCGCCGACGCCCGCGAGCGCCTCGGGCAGTGA
- a CDS encoding SDR family oxidoreductase, whose amino-acid sequence MKTVLITGSSSGYGLETARHFHARGWNVVATMRTPREDVLPRSERIRVLALDVTKPESIAAALEAAGPIDVVVNNAGIGALGAFEATPMTLVRELFETNTFGVMAVTQAVLPRFRSRRSGVIINVTSSVTLAPMPLVAAYTASKTAIEGFTASLAFELEPFDVRVRLVEPGYCPTTRFASHTPDIATLIPDAYASFAQRVLAGFGEQSVVTTEHDVAEAVFRAATDPSAPLHNPAGPDAVALARASA is encoded by the coding sequence ATGAAGACCGTGCTGATCACTGGCTCCTCTTCCGGTTATGGCCTCGAGACCGCGCGCCACTTCCACGCGCGCGGCTGGAACGTCGTCGCAACGATGCGCACGCCGCGGGAGGACGTGCTGCCGCGCTCCGAGCGCATCCGCGTGCTCGCGCTCGACGTGACGAAGCCCGAGAGCATCGCCGCCGCGCTCGAGGCCGCGGGGCCGATCGACGTCGTCGTGAACAACGCGGGCATCGGCGCGCTCGGCGCGTTCGAGGCCACGCCCATGACCCTCGTGCGCGAGCTGTTCGAGACCAACACGTTCGGCGTGATGGCGGTGACGCAGGCGGTGCTGCCTCGCTTCCGATCGCGGCGATCGGGCGTGATCATCAACGTGACCTCGAGCGTGACGCTCGCGCCGATGCCGCTCGTCGCTGCCTACACCGCGAGCAAGACCGCGATCGAAGGGTTCACCGCGTCGCTCGCGTTCGAGCTCGAGCCGTTCGACGTGCGCGTCCGTCTCGTCGAACCCGGCTACTGCCCCACCACGCGATTCGCGAGCCACACGCCCGACATCGCGACGCTGATCCCCGATGCGTACGCGTCGTTCGCGCAGCGTGTGCTCGCAGGGTTCGGAGAGCAGTCGGTCGTGACGACCGAGCACGACGTCGCCGAGGCCGTGTTCCGCGCCGCGACCGATCCGTCGGCGCCGCTGCACAATCCCGCGGGACCCGACGCGGTGGCGCTGGCCCGCGCGAGCGCCTGA
- a CDS encoding hydroxymethylglutaryl-CoA reductase, degradative, with amino-acid sequence MTSELSGFYRLSMRDRRARVAQVIGAREDELASLSPDRGLAEGQADRMVENALGVLGMPLGLCVNMRIALDGEPARDVLAPMAVEEPSVIAAASYASKLLRAGGGVRATVSEPVMIGQIQVLEVPDPEVAERAVLAAKDELIASANSGHPSLTAAGGGARDVEIRHLARLGEDDPCGAMMVVHLVVDVRDAMGANAINTMCERLAPRVAELTGGRVALRILSNLTDRRTVTVEGRVPFSALEGQGASSGEALARAIEEASVFAERCPWRAATHNKGIMNGVDAVLIALGQDWRAVEAGAHAYAAQDGRYTAMARWRAEDGALVGRMTLPMAVGTVGGVIRVHPQVQVNRRIAKIERAPELAAIVAAAGLAQNLGALRALAAEGIQSGHMRLHARNVAVEAGATGSEVEQVANTIADRREVNLRAAKEALATLRARPIAKVEPIAITTPTTTRPARRPPTPPMPESARASMSSGESTSGESSMTSSDSGTQKRYERQPHREFGGKVFVTGAAGHLGANLVRRLLAEGRDVRVLLRQGSNNEALEGLQIEKVYGDLRDAKRLVELMRGCTTAYHAAAQVSTVVATPELERDIFECNVLGTRNLLRAAIDNHYERVVVTGSFSAVGYDPENPQRPGNEDDVFYPFDDVLPYARTKVQVEHEVLKACVEGLDAVIATSCAILGPHDYKPSRMGLTLVDYANGRLRAYPPGGFDFVAARDICEGHFLAMHRGRRGQKYIISTQFATVDDLMDIFEEVSGRPRPRLRIPGPVMQGIAAVSQVALDTFAPSTPRRFTPAAIRILRAQRHADTTKAQVELGYEPTSIRTAIHEAYADFARRGLVPARPGTVGVAESAARKSPPARATTDSAASESSNRAATGS; translated from the coding sequence GTGACGAGCGAGCTCTCGGGGTTCTATCGGCTCTCGATGCGGGATCGCCGCGCGCGCGTCGCGCAGGTGATCGGGGCGCGCGAGGACGAGCTCGCGTCGCTCTCGCCGGATCGCGGCCTCGCCGAGGGGCAGGCGGATCGCATGGTCGAGAACGCGCTCGGCGTGCTCGGGATGCCGCTCGGCCTCTGCGTGAACATGCGCATCGCGCTCGACGGCGAGCCGGCGCGCGACGTGCTCGCGCCGATGGCGGTCGAGGAGCCGAGCGTGATCGCCGCCGCGAGCTACGCGTCGAAGCTGCTGCGCGCCGGCGGCGGCGTGCGGGCGACCGTGAGCGAGCCCGTGATGATCGGGCAGATCCAGGTGCTGGAGGTGCCGGATCCGGAGGTCGCCGAGCGTGCCGTGCTCGCCGCGAAGGACGAGCTGATCGCGAGCGCGAACTCCGGTCATCCCTCGCTGACCGCCGCGGGCGGCGGCGCGCGCGACGTCGAGATCCGACACCTCGCGCGCCTCGGCGAGGACGATCCGTGCGGCGCGATGATGGTCGTGCACCTCGTCGTCGACGTGCGCGACGCGATGGGCGCGAACGCGATCAACACGATGTGCGAGCGCCTCGCGCCGCGCGTCGCCGAGCTCACCGGGGGCCGCGTCGCGCTGCGCATCCTCTCGAACCTCACCGATCGGCGCACCGTGACCGTCGAAGGTCGCGTGCCGTTCTCCGCGCTCGAAGGGCAGGGCGCCTCGAGCGGCGAAGCGCTGGCGCGCGCCATCGAAGAGGCGAGCGTGTTCGCCGAGCGCTGCCCGTGGCGCGCCGCGACGCACAACAAGGGGATCATGAACGGCGTCGATGCCGTCCTGATCGCCCTCGGGCAGGACTGGCGCGCGGTCGAGGCCGGCGCGCACGCGTACGCCGCGCAGGACGGCCGCTACACCGCGATGGCGCGCTGGCGTGCGGAGGACGGCGCGCTGGTCGGTCGCATGACGCTGCCGATGGCGGTCGGTACGGTCGGCGGCGTGATCCGCGTGCACCCGCAGGTGCAGGTCAACCGCCGCATCGCGAAGATCGAGCGCGCGCCGGAGCTCGCGGCGATCGTCGCGGCGGCGGGCCTCGCGCAGAACCTCGGCGCGCTGCGCGCGCTCGCGGCCGAGGGCATCCAGAGCGGTCACATGCGCCTGCACGCGCGCAACGTCGCGGTCGAAGCCGGCGCGACGGGCAGCGAGGTCGAGCAGGTCGCGAACACGATCGCCGATCGCCGCGAGGTGAACCTGCGCGCCGCGAAGGAAGCGCTCGCGACCTTGCGCGCGCGGCCGATCGCGAAGGTCGAGCCGATCGCGATCACGACACCCACGACGACGCGCCCGGCGCGCCGCCCGCCGACGCCTCCGATGCCGGAGAGCGCGCGAGCGTCGATGTCGAGCGGAGAGAGCACGAGCGGGGAGAGCAGCATGACGAGCAGCGATTCGGGCACGCAGAAGCGTTACGAGCGACAGCCGCACCGCGAGTTCGGCGGCAAGGTCTTCGTCACCGGCGCCGCGGGGCACCTCGGCGCGAACCTGGTGCGCCGCCTGCTGGCCGAGGGCCGCGACGTGCGCGTGCTGCTCCGTCAGGGCAGCAACAACGAGGCGCTCGAGGGCCTGCAGATCGAGAAGGTCTACGGCGATCTCCGCGACGCCAAGCGCCTCGTCGAGCTGATGCGCGGCTGCACGACCGCGTATCACGCGGCGGCGCAGGTCTCGACGGTCGTCGCGACGCCCGAGCTCGAGCGCGACATCTTCGAGTGCAACGTCCTCGGCACGCGGAACCTGCTGCGCGCCGCGATCGACAACCACTACGAGCGCGTCGTCGTCACCGGGTCGTTCAGCGCGGTCGGCTACGACCCCGAGAACCCGCAGCGCCCCGGGAACGAAGACGACGTCTTCTATCCCTTCGATGACGTGCTGCCCTATGCGCGCACGAAGGTGCAGGTCGAGCACGAGGTGCTGAAGGCGTGCGTCGAGGGCCTCGACGCGGTGATCGCGACGTCGTGCGCGATCCTCGGGCCCCACGACTACAAGCCTTCGCGCATGGGCCTGACGCTCGTCGACTATGCGAACGGCCGACTGCGCGCGTATCCGCCGGGCGGGTTCGACTTCGTCGCAGCGCGCGACATCTGCGAGGGGCATTTCCTCGCGATGCACCGCGGTCGGCGCGGCCAGAAGTACATCATCAGCACGCAGTTCGCGACGGTCGACGACCTCATGGACATCTTCGAGGAAGTGTCCGGTCGTCCGCGCCCGCGCCTGCGCATCCCGGGCCCGGTGATGCAGGGCATCGCGGCGGTCTCCCAGGTCGCGCTCGACACGTTCGCGCCGAGCACGCCGCGCCGCTTCACGCCGGCTGCGATTCGCATCCTCCGCGCGCAGCGCCACGCGGACACCACGAAGGCGCAGGTCGAGCTCGGCTACGAGCCGACGAGCATCCGCACCGCGATCCACGAGGCGTACGCGGACTTCGCGCGTCGTGGGCTCGTCCCCGCGCGCCCCGGCACCGTCGGTGTCGCGGAGAGCGCAGCGCGCAAGTCGCCCCCGGCCCGCGCGACGACGGACTCCGCAGCATCGGAGTCGTCGAATCGCGCCGCGACCGGCAGCTGA